Sequence from the Helianthus annuus cultivar XRQ/B chromosome 13, HanXRQr2.0-SUNRISE, whole genome shotgun sequence genome:
cacacttgtttatgtttgttttgaaaacacctttcgtattgatgagtgacatttactatttacttatgtgttcaatatgattggtggcttgatcctggtcatgtcacgcctccatgcggtggtacttcgtgtatggattttgggggtgtgacagattggtatcagagccattggttatagagaacttggttttaataaggggaaaatgtttttattaaaccagactataacctgtacagtgctcaatgatccacaacgacgcctcgctccacgtgcaagactcaacatcctatttttgggtaaagggttaccccggtgattctatatattcacaaaacAGAAAAACAAGTAGCATGGAAAGCCCATACTAGTTCTAACATGGGACAACCCCCCATGAAAGTAACACAAGAAAAACGAGACAACTATCTCACAATTCAACACCCACTAGACAAAAAATCTAGAAAAACAACCTAGCCACCAATCATAAACAACTAGCCAGCGTCGTCAAGCATCACGTCATCATGAATATCCCACAGCTCTAGAAAGCGTTTGACTTTATCCATTCTCTTGTACTTCGCTCCCATAAGTTTGTATCGAACTGTTTGAAGAATCAAAGAGATAATAATGTCTGGAGGTCTCGTTTGATTTTTAAACAATCTAGCGTTACGCTCTTGCCAAATGAAATACGCTGAAGCTGCTACTATGAGGCGACTTGAATAATTGAAGACCGATTTAGACGCACCTCTAGCTAAGAACCAACTCGTCACATCAGTCCACTTCGGGTCAACCGTACCCATATTCACCTTATCCCTAACCGAGCGCCAAATCTGAGCCGAGAACTTACATTCGAAAAACAGATGCTCGTGAGAGTCATTATTTTCGAAACACAATAAGCAGCACATCATGTTCATGTTCTTTCTTCTCGTCAGATcccattatagaattttatcctgaGTCAAAAGTTTCCTACGCATGATGAGCCACATAAGGAAAGCATGTCGAGGAATACATTGAGAAAACCATACCACATTCACCCAATCTACTTCCGTCTCCCTAGCTCGGATAGATTGCCACACACACGCAGACGAATGATCATACGAATTTATCACCATCTTTCCAAAGAAATAGATCTCTACTATTCGGGTTAAGCTGCATGTTATCAAGCTGAATCAATACCGGAAACAAATCTCGCCAAGCCGTACGCCACTTCCAAGAACCATCCGCCCAAACATCCTTGACCGAATCATGAAGGGAGAACCCAGCAGCATGAATGATACGAGGAGATATGAAACTGGCTAAAGGCCCGCACTCACACCAACGGTCATACCAAGCGGAAGTTGTCCCACCATCACCAAGATTTGACCAAACATGATACCTAATAATCGGTCGTAACTGGAGAATTTTTCTCCAACTCCAGCAGCACACTGATGGAATCATGCACTCCCAAAAATTAGTATTCCTTAACCTGTTAGAGTAGATCCATTGAACCCAAAGAGAATCCCGCTTGGTAATAATGCTCCATATATGCGAAACCATAAGAGCTTTATTAACATCTTGAAGTCTTCTCAACCCAAGGCCTCCTTCATCTTTTGGCTTACATATAGAATTCCACGAAACCTTAGTTTTCCCTCTTTGAAAGGAACCATCTTGCGACCATAGAAAATTCCTCATTTTTGTTTCTAGCTCCTTGATAACTCTCGCCGGCAAAATTAACACAGAGGCCCAAAAAATATGCATAGAGGACAAAATAGAAAGAATAAGCTGAACTCTACCCGCAAAAGACAAGAGCCGATTCTTCCAATTTAAGATACGCTTCTCCAATCTCTCAATTAAAATACTACAATCTTTGTATAAGAGCCTAGTCGAAATCAACGGGACCCCCAAATACCTGACTGGTAACTCACCTTCAACAAAAGGCATAATTCCTAGAATAGCTCCCTTGACATGCTGCGGAACATTACAAAAGAAACTGGTACTCTTTTGAACATTCGGAATCAAGCTAGACATACGAGAAAAATGAGAGAGAGCATTCATAATACATGTAGCCGATCTCACATCCCCTCTAGCAAACAGAAACAAATCATCCGCAAAGCAAAGATTGATGATGCGTTGACGATGACACTTGTTATGGGATCTGAACGACGAATCAATAGAGGAGGCATGTTGTAACTTACACGTCAAGACTTCCATCACCAATGTGAAAAGGTAAGGAGAGATAGGATCTCCTTGTCGGAGGCCACGTTTACCCTTGAAGAAACCATGAACACTACCGTTCACACAAATTGAATATGACGGAGTAGAAACGCAAAGCATAATCCACTTTATCATCACCTGGTTGAACCCGAATCCCATCAAAACATCTTCAAGAAAATTCCAATCCACAGTATCATAAGCTTTTTGGATGTCAACCTTAAACGCACACCTAGGAGGCCCATAATCtttatgataattatgcattaaCTCCTTTTGTCCGATATTTTCCTACCAGGAACAAACGCTGACTGATTTATACTGACAATATCATTAAGGGCCACCTTCAACCGATCAGACAGAATTTTACTAATACACTTGTAAATAACATTGCAACAAGCTATGGGACGAAAGTCTTTTACCGTAGCAGGGGTAGTCATTTTAGGTAAAAGCACAATAAGTGTATGATTTATCTCCTGGAGCAACCGACCTGAAATAAAGAAATCCATAACGGCATTTGTAACATCCGTACCAACAATTTCCCAAGAGCTCTTGAAGAAGGCCGCTGTGAACCCATCAGGACCCGGAGCTTTATCATTACCAATAGCAAAGATAGCCGATTTGATCTCCTCCACTGTGATGGATCGGATCATATTATCAGCAACGTTCTGACTTAGACGATTTTGAAAAATCTCTGGCGAAAGAAACGAGGATATATCACCTTCACTCCCTAAAAACGTCTCATAATAGTTGACAAAAGCCTCAGGAACGGCCTGGCCTTCACAAAAAATCCCGTTTATATCAGTAATACCTTCAATACGAGTTCGATGGTTTCTAGTTTTCAGCGACAAATGAAAGAATTTAGAGTTGGCATCCCCCGCTCGCAGCCAAGCCACTTTAGATTTTTTGCTTTAGAAATCGTTCCTCATCAAGACACGCTTCTTGGAAGGCTCGGGTAGCAATGACTTCTTCACGTCTAGCATTTTCATTGAAGGGGTCTCTCTCTACATCCCTTTGAATAGCATCCAATTTCCCACGTAACTCTTCTACTTTTTTATGAAGATTTCCCTGTTTGAATAAAAGAGATCTAAGTGGAGACTTTAGGGCTCGAAGCTTTTTAACCAGCCGAAATTGGTGCACTCCCGAAATGGCCAGGTCCCAATTATTCTTAACAACATCCAAAAAACCCAGAGCCCAATCCTCGATGGCCGATGGACACCGAGGATTGGGCCCTGGGCGATTTTGGCGATCACTGAGTAACCCTAGCTTCTTGTTCATCTGATCTTATTCTTGATTGATCTGGGTTAGCGATTGTGGTGTTGtcgatccttctgagtaaggtttctagacttctaccgtggtttctaatcttttgaaatcAAATCTAGGGTCTGTTCGTTTCGTTTTTCTTGCTAGGGTTTGCTGCCAATTTTGCGTGGGTTGATTCTTGATCTTGCTGTTTGTTTTAGTTGCTTGTTTGGTGTTGGTAGCGGATTAGGGTTTCCGATTTGCTACTAATTTCTGTCTTCTTGGGGTTTCAGGAGTGTGTGTTTTTTTGAGGTTTTGGTTCTTGTCGGCTATTAGGGTTTTTGCTGTTTATTTACGTTGCATGCGTTTAGATTAACGTGGAGATAGTCGCTGCTGAAGTTCTATTATGGATCCGAGAGATAACTTTCCCAAAGATGATAGGGGTAAGCCGCCATTACCTGTCAAGAGTAGTGATGCGGGAAACCCTAGCAGAGATAATGCACTGGAGGATTTAGGGTTTAAGTCTTTTTCTGAAAAAATGTATGGGGATGTATTTATTAGCTCGAAGCCGTTGGGTGTTCAGGATTTGAGAGATAAAACTCCTATGTTTGCTAAATCTCTGAATATTGATGGGAACCCGATGTTGCCTAGACGTGGTATGGTACGGAATGAGCAAAGGGTAATTAACGTTATTGATGAATTGGAGAAGGTGACTGTGCCTGTGCAGAATCCGGTTGCTAACACTAATTGCCAAACCGTCCCAAGTGTGAATGTGACAAAGCCGGTATCTTATGCTGATAAGCTTCAGTTTTCTGGTGGAATTAAAAGGGTGGTGAACTTTAGGCTGATTGAGGCCCAAGAGGTGATGGAGAATGCTGACATTGTCATCCCAAAAGAAGCGGTTCAGAAAGTGCAGGATAGGTTTACTAATGTCTTGTATGGTTATTTTTTGGGTAGTAGACTTCTGTTCCCTGTGGTAGAGTATTATGCTAAAAATGTCTGGAACAAGTATGGATTCTCTAAGGCTATGATGAACTCCAACGGGTTCTTCTTCTTTAAGTTTGATTCGGCTGAAGGAATGAATAAGGTCCTTGAAGGTGGTCCTTGGCTCATTAGGAAAGTTCCGTTATTTCTCAATGTATGGACCCCGGCTGTAACACTTAGGAAGGATGGAATCAAATCGGTCCCTGTATGGGTTAAGTTTCATAACGTGCCTATTGCTGTTTACACTGATGATGGCCTGAGTCTTTTGGCATCGAAGATTGGGATCCCGAAGAGGTTAGACAATTACACTGCTGATATGTGTATTGATAATTGGGGTAGGACAAGTTTTGCTCGTGCTATGATTGAGATTTCAGCGGATAAGGAATTGAAAGATCATATAGTTGTAGCTGTTCCCAAATTGGTTGAAGAGGGTTATGTTATGGAGGAAATCAAGGTTGAATACGAATGGAGACCTAAAAGATGTGCTGTTTGCTGTCTTTTTGGCCATGATGGTTCGTCTTGTCCGAAGGTAGAACCGGAGCTGTCCAAAAAAGTCTCTGTTGACCAGGATGGTTTTGTGACTGATAAAAGGAAAACGGCTAAACACGGGTTTCCACAGAAGAAGCAAAAGGCCAGATTTGTCTATAGGCAAAAATCTTCTATTTCTGGGGCTGCCACGAGTGCGGGTGTTAATGGTGGTAGTGGTTCGTCGGGTGCTAGTACGTCTGGAAC
This genomic interval carries:
- the LOC110900578 gene encoding uncharacterized protein LOC110900578, translating into MNMMCCLLCFENNDSHEHLFFECKFSAQIWRSVRDKVNMGTVDPKWTDVTSWFLARGASKSVFNYSSRLIVAASAYFIWQERNARLFKNQTRPPDIIISLILQTVRYKLMGAKYKRMDKVKRFLELWDIHDDVMLDDAG